The window TCCACGCGAGAGCGCACGCAGTTCGCGATAAGCGGCGCGGAGGACTTCGCGCGCGTGGACGAACTCCGCGCCGACTTCGACGCGGTGATGGTCGGCGTCGGCACCGTCCTCGCGGACGACCCCTCGCTCACCCTGAAGGACGCCGCCCTCGCGACCGCCCGGGAGAGCCGGGGGGAATCCCCGCAGCCGGCGCGCGTCGTCGCCGACTCGCAGGCGCGCACGCCGACGGACGCGAGCGTCCTCGGCCCGGACGCCGACACGTACGTCCTCGTCTCCGAGAACGCCCAACAGTCCCGGGTTCGGGAACTGGAGCGGGCGGGCGCGCACTGCGTCGTCGCCGGGAACGAGCGCGTCGCCCTCCCCGACGCGCTCGCGAAACTGGAAGCCGACGGCGTGGAGCGCGTGATGGTCGAGGGCGGCGGCGAACTCCTCTTCTCCCTGTTCGCGGACGACCTCGTGGACGCCCTCTCAGTCTTCGTCGGGTCGATGGTCGTCGGCGGACGGGACGCCCCCACACTCGTCGACGGGGACGGCTTCACCGACGACTTCCCCCGACTCTCCCTCACGGACGCGGACCGACTGGACGACGGCGTCCTCCTCACCTACGACGTGCTCGGACGGGACGGCGGAGACTAGCCTGTACGCCTTTCACGGAGCGCCACCTATAGCAAGCAAATGGACGAACGCGTGACGCTTCGCGTCGACCCGCATGTTCACTCGGACGGGTCGTACGACGGGCACGAACCCGTGAAACTCCTGCTGGAACACGCGAGCGACATCGGCCTGGACGCCATCGTCGTCACCGACCACGACGCCATCGAGGAGTCCCTGCGGGCCGCGCGCCTCGCCCCCGAGTACGGCCTCGTCGGGGTTCCGGGCGTGGAGGTGTCGACCCGCCACGGCCACCTGCTCGCCATCGGCGTCACCGAGCGCCCGCCGAAGGGCGAGTCGTTCGCGGACACCGTCGCCGCCGTCCGCGACCTCGGCGGCGCAGCCATCGTCCCGCATCCCTTTCAGCGAAGTCGACACGGCGTCCGGAAGCGCTATCTCGACGACACCGAGGTGGAAGCCGTCGAGGTCTACAACTCGATGCTGTTCACGGGGTTCCGGAACCGCCGCGCGCGCCGGTACGCGCGCAACCGCGAGTATCCCGGAATCGGGTCGAGCGACGCCCACCACGTGATGAACGTCGGACGCGCGTACACTGAACTCGACGTGAACGCATCCTCGAAGGCCGAAGTCAGGGCGAGTGACGTCGTGGACGCCATCCGCGAGGGGTCGACGGGCGTTCGCGGCCGCCGAACCCCGATTCACCGGAGTGCCCGCCAGTACGCGATGGGGGCCGTTAAGAAAGGACTGTTCGAGGTCACGTCGCGCACGCCGCTCGTGCCGACGGTGCCGTCGTCGTACGCCCAGCAGTTCTAGTGCTGGTGGCCGGTCGCCTCGCCGTACGTCATGCCGAAGCGGTCTTCGAACGCGTCGAGCATCTCGGACTCCAGGGACTGGATTTCGTCGCTCGGTTCGTCGTCGGAGTGGTGGGCGATAGCGTGCGCGCGGGACGTGAACGCCATCACGGCGATGTCGCCCACGACCTGCGCGGAGGACTCGTCTTCCTCCTCGCTCAGGAGGTCGATGAGACCGGCGGGGAGTTCGACGTCGTCGCTACCGTCAGGACCCTCGATGGTGAAGGAAACGGAATCCATACCCCATCGAGTACGTCCAGTACTACGAGTCCTGCGGTTCGCGGAAGCGTTGGACGGGGCCGCGGTCGAACTCGTCGTACCGGCCGCACGCCTTCAGGAGGCGGATGGTGCGCACGCGGTCGACGCGCGCTGCCTGCTGGAGGTCGAGAATCGTCTCCGCATCGTCCACCATGTCGTGGAACTCCGCGAGCGTGAAGGCGTCACTCCGCCGAATGAGGTCGCGGGGGTCGGCGGACGTCATTGATGAATCGCAACGAACCGAAGGAAAATAAACAGTTCGGTGACGTTAATCGTCCGCGGGCGCTTCGCCGCTCGCGAGCTCGGATTCGGCGAGGTCGGCCTCGGTTTCGAGCCATGCGTCGCAGTCGAGCGCGGCCTTACAGCCCATTCCGGCCGCGGTGACGGCCTGCTGGTAGTGGTGGTCAACCACGTCGCCCGCGCCGAACAGACCGGGGACGCCGGTCGCGGTCTGCCCGCCGCCCGCGCCGCCCTGCGTGACGATGTAGCCCTCGTCGTCGAGCTCCACATCGGTTCCCTCGAGGTAGTCCGTGTTCGGCGTGTGGCCGATGGCGACGAAGAACGCGCCCACGTCGAGGTCGAACGACTCCGTCTCGGCGTCGTCGAGTTTCTCCGAGGGATGGCCGGCGGGGTTCCGTACGAGGCTCACGGACTCCACGCCGTCCTCGGGCGACCCGTGGATTTCCGTGGCTTCCGTGTTCCAGAGGACTTCCATGTCGCCGTTCTCCACGTGTTCCTCGATGCGTTCCTGCCAGTAGTCCTCCGCGCGGAGCTCCTCGCGGCGGTGGACGAGATACACCGTGTCCGCGAATTTCGTGAGGAACGCCGCTTCCTCTGCCGCGGCGTCGCCGCCGCCGACGACGACCATGTCCTCCCCGCGGAAGAACGCGCCGTCGCACGTCGCGCACGTCGAGACGCCGTACCCCATCAGTTCGTCCTCGCCCGGGATGCCGAGCGTCCGCGCGCTCGCGCCCGACGCCGCGATGACCGCGTCCGCGGTGTACACGTCGCCGTTCGCGAGTTCGACGCGGAACGGTCGCTCGTCGTCGGTAACGTCCTCGACGACGCCGTGCTCCAGTTCCGCGCCGAAGCGCTGCGCCTGTTCTTTCATGTTGTTGATGAGGTCGGGGCCCGAGATGCCCTCCGGGAACCCCGGATAGTTCTCCACCTCGGTCGTGAGCGTGAGCTGGCCGCCCGGCTCGTCGCCCTCGAACAGGAGCGGGTCGTTGTTCGAGCGCGCCGCGTAGATGGCCGCCGTCAGCGCTGCGATTCCGGTACCGGTGATGATGAGTTTCCGGTGTTCCTCCACCGCCTCGACCGCGTCGTCCGTGAGGCCGAGTTTCTCGTCGAGTTCGCCGGTCTGGTCGAGTTCGTGCGTGTCGTCCCAGCCGCCGATGAGTTCGTCGTCGATGAACACCTCGGGAGCGGTCTCGCGGCCGTTCGCGCGCTCTTTCATCTCCGCGAACCGCTCGGGGTCGCCGGTGACGTTGTACGTCTCGTACTCGATGCCCTTCTCGTCGAAGAGGTCCATCGCCTTCTCGCAATAGGGACACACCGACTTGGTGTATATCTCCACGTGGGGCTGCTCGCTCATGCCCCGAATTCGGAACCGTAGAAGTATGTAGGTTGCGCTGGCGCGGAGTCCCGCCGCCAGTCGAAGCGCTTACCCGCCCGACTCGCTCCCTCTCGGTATGCCCGCAGACCTCGAAGAGAAGACGGATCGGTACGAGCGACTGCTCGCGGAGGCGCTCGATGCGGCGGCGGTCGCGCCGCCCCCGGACACGCCGCTCGGGGAGGCCGCGCTGGAGTTCGAGGAGATGGCGCAGTCCTACCTGGAGGACGGCCGGCACTTCCGCGAGCAGGACGACCTCGTGAACGCGCTCGCGTCGTTCTCGTACGGCCACGGCTGGATGGACGCCGGCGCGCGAATCGGCGTGTTCGACGTACCCACCGACGGCCACCTGTTCACGCAGTGACAGCGCCGGGGTTTTACGGTGTCGCGGCGCGTCCCTCTGGGTGATGGAGGCCGCGCTCTGGTACGTGCTCACCGGGACTCGCGGCGGCCCGAACCGCGCGCGACTGCTGCGCGCGGTGGACGACCGCCCCCGGAACGCGAACCAGCTCGCCGACGACTTAGACCTCGACTACAAGACGGTTCGTCACCACCTCGACGTGCTCGTGGAGAACGACATCGTGCAGTCGAGCGGGGACGACTACGGCGCGGTCTACCTCCCGACCGAGCGCGCGCAGACGCACTGGGAGACGGTGGAGGACATCATCGAGGAGGTGGACGAATGAGAGAACCCGAACGAATCACGGCCGAATTTGGGAAAGCGTATAACCGTCCTCTCGTCCAACGGTGGTGTAGATGACGCTCTGGGCCGATATCTCCCGGGTCGCGATGGGCGCGAACGTCCTCGCGCTGCTCGCGCTGTGCGCCGTCTGGGCGCGCAACTACCGGCAGTTCCGCTCGAAGCACACGCTCGGCCTGCTCGTGTTCGCGCTGATGCTCCTCGGGGAGAACGCGCTCGGCCTCTACTACTTCCTCGTCGACCCGACGCTCACGGGGTGGTTCAGCGGCCTCCCGGACATCGCCGCGACCGCGTTGATGGCGCTGCGCCTCCTCGAAACGCTCGCCATCGGCTTCCTCCTCTGGGTCACCCTCGACTAGCGCGTTTTTATACTCGTCTCGGAGTGGTTCGTCGCGAATCGCTGAGTCCTGTCCGCTAGTCTCGGCGCTCTTCGCTGCTACTATGGGGACTTTCCGGTCGAATTTGGGTGAGAGTTCGGAAAAGCCTCTTTTAAATAAGGAGGGTCGTGGGGAGTATGCGGGAACGCATACACGCACTGGCGATGACAGTCGTCCTGATCGGCTCGGTGCTCGCGGTCGCTCCCGGAGCGGCGGCGGGCGCGACGGCCGGCGGGGCGAGCGTCACCTTCGACGCACAGACCAGCGGTGGGTACACAGTCACCGTGGAGAACGTCACGCTCCCGGACGGCGGGTTCGTGACGATTCACGACGCCTCGGTGACCGAGGGCAACGTCCTGGGGAGCGTCGTCGGCTCCTCGACCTACCTCGAAGCCGGCACGCACGAGAGCGTCACCGTCCGGCTCGACGAACCGCTGAGCGAGGACGGGACGTACGTCGCGATGCCGCACATGGACACGAACGACAACCGCGTCTACGAGTTCGTCTCCGCGAACGCGAACGCGGACGGCCCGTACACGATGAGCGGGAGCGCGGTCGTCGACACGGCGAACGTCACCGTCTCCGCGTCGGTGTCGATGAGCGACCAGCCGACCGGCGGGAACTCGGTGGTCGTTGACCGCGTCGAACTCAGCGAGGGCGGGTTCGTCGCCGTGCACGACAGCACGCTCCTCGACGGCGAAGTGACGGGGAGCGTCGTCGGTCACAGCCAGTACCTCTCCGCCGGCGTTCACGAGAACGTCCGCATCACCCTGAACGCGTCCGTGGGTAACGAGACGGTCATCGCGATGCCGCACATGGACACGAACGGCGACGAGGCCTACACGTTCGTCGAGAGCGGCGGCGAGACCGACGGGCCGTTCCTGACGATGGACGACAGCGCGGTGCTCGACACCGCGTCCGCCACCGTCACGAGCGAAGCGATGGTGTCCGCCGAGAACCAGACGACAGGCGGCCACACCGTGACTGTCGAGTCGGTGTTCGTCCCCGCGGGCGGCTTCGTCACGATTCACGACGCCACGGTGACCGAGGGCGCGGTGTTCGACAGCGTCCGCGGGACGAGCGACTACCTCGCGCCCGGCCTCCACCGGAACGTGCAGGTGACGCTCGACGACCCGCTCGCGAACGACACAACGATCGTCGCGATGCCGCACAAGGACACGGACGACGACATGGCGTACACGTTCGTCGAGAGTGAGGGCGCGACCGACGGCCCCTACACGAGCGACGGGAGCGCCGTCGTCGATACGGCGACCGCGACCGTGTCCGCGTCCGTGACGATGAACACCCAGGAGTCCGGCGGGCACACCGTCGTCGTCGAGTCCGTCGACCTCAGCGACGGCGGGTTCGTGACGATTCACGACAGCAGCCTGTTCGCGGGCGACGTGTTCGGGAGCGTCGTCGGCACGAGCGACTACCTCGAAGCGGGTTACCACGAGGACGTCGAAGTGACGCTCTCCACGCCCGCGAACGAGAGCCAGGTGCTCGTCGCGATGGCGCACCAAGACACGAACGGCGACACGACGTACTCGTTCGTCGAGAGTGAGGGCGCGACCGACGGCCCCTACACGGCGAACGGCGGCGCGGTCGTCGACACCGCGAAGGCGCTCGTGAACGCCGTCGTGGTCGCCGACGACCAGCAGACGGACGGGACGACCGTCACCGTCGACTCCGTGACGCTCGCGAACGGCGGGTTCGTCACGATTCACGACAGCACGCTCGCGGACGGCGCGGTGCTGGAGAGCGTCGTCGGCACGAGCCAGTACCTCTCCGCCGGCACGCACGAGAACGTCACCGTCCAGCTAGACGCCGAATTGAGCGGCGAGCAGACCGTGTTCGCGATGGCGCACAAGGACACGAACGGCGACATGGCGTACTCGTTCGTCCAGAGCGAGGGCGCGACCGACGGGCCGTACGTGCAGAGCGGCATGCCGGTAATGCAGTCGCTCAGCGTCGACGCGCCCGGGCAGACCACCACGACGATGGACGAGATGACGACCACGATGGACGAGATGACGACCACGATGGACGAGACCGACGCGTCGGGTAGCACGCCCGGGTTCGGCGTCGGCCTCGCGCTGATTGCGGTGCTCGGCGCCGCGCTCCTCGCGCTCCGCCGGGACTGACTCCCGCACCGGCCACCACGATTGGTTCCGGCGCGTGGAACGTCACGAGCGAGGCCGCGCAGTCCAGCGAGCTCCCCGGGGTGACGAGTCAGATATCCGGGAGATACGGCGACCGCTTCGGCCTCGTCGGCGAGAGCTACGACGAGTAGTCCGGCGGTAATCTTTTTCCGAACACCGCACGCATCCAGAACTATGGCACACGAAGCGTACGTGCAGTTGGTCTGCCCTGAGTGCAGTAAGGACTGGGAGATGACGCCGAGCGAGCTCCCGAAGCACGACGAGAACTACAGCTGCCCCGACTGTCACGCGACCCGCCGCACGGCCGAGTTCATGCGGACGGATCGCGACCTCGAGAACCTCAAAGAACTCCAGAGTTAGACCGGGGTGCGCGCGCCGCAGGCCTCGCAGTGGAGGCGTTCCGTCCCGTTCTGCGTTTCGAGGTTCGTGTCGGGAAGCCCGCACTCCGGACAGCGGACGTAGGTGTCGACGTAGTCGTCGAGCACGGCTTCGACGCGGTCGGCGCCGAACTCGCCGGTGAAGCGCGCGCGGCCGCTCTCGTCTATCTGGGCGCTCGTCGCGAGTTCGTCCTGAATGAACTTGAGGACGTGCTCCTGGTCGCGGCCGAGGCGGTCGATGGTGTCCTGGAAGTTCTCGTAGACGGTGACGTTCCCCTCCTTGCGAACCGTGGGTTCGGGGACGTCGAATCGGCTCTCGCTCCCGGCGACGTCGGGCTTCTCGCTCATCGCTCGGTCGAGTTGATCCTCGTAATCCATACGAAAATCTGGGGCGAGAGGACGTAAAAGCGGTTCGGCACGAGACGCGCTGAACCACCCATAGAGAAGTGTGTTAACCCCTCTCAAGATACTACTAAGTCCCCGTAGCCGTTAGAAAGTTCTGTCATGAAAAAGCAGGAGCTCATCCACCTGCACGGACTGCTCGCCGAAGTAAGCAACTTCTACGAGGGCGTGGAAGACGACGGCGTCACGCTCGACGAATACCAGGATCTCGGGGTGCGACCGACATCCATCCACAAATCGAAAACAGAACACAAAGCGGCAGTGTTCGCGCTCGCGTCCGGCATCACGACGTCCGTGGAAGCCGAACCCGAGACGGTCGCCGCGCAGGCTGACTAACCCATCGAGAGTTCTCGCGGTACACGCACGCCACGTAGCTACGCGTCCGCCACGTCGAGGACGGCGAGCGGGACGTCCGCGAGGTGTCGTCCGAGCTCCGAGCGCGCGATGCGGGCGGCGTGTTCGTCGCGTTCGACGTTGTAGACGGTGAGTTCGAGTTCGAGCGCGACCAGTCCCTCGTCCGCGGCGACGAACGCGGCGTTCTCCGGTTCGCCGCAGTTCGGGCACTCGCGGGTCGCGGGCCCGATGTCGACGTAGTTCAGGTCGGGGTTGAGGGAGTCGCCGGTCTTCGCGATGGCGATGCGGACGGCTTCGTCGGCCGTGTCGACGTCGTAGACGGGGACGGCGGCCTCCAAGACGACGCGGCGGTCCATAGCGGGCGTCTCTCGTACGCCGCTATAGTTCTTTGCCCCACGTTACCACTCGAGACCGACGGACACTTGTTCAGGACGCGACCGAGAGACGGTATGGAAACCGGGTCGATCCCTCTCGACTCTCTCGCGTCCGCGTTCGACCTGCAAGCCACCCTCGAATCGGGACAGTCCTATCTCTGGACCCGCGAGGACGGCGCGACCTACGAGACGGACGGCGCGCACGGCGGCGACGCCTGGTACGCCACCGCCGCCGACGGCGAAGTCCTGCGGGTGCGCCAGACCGACGACGAACTCGTCTGGGAGGCGACGACGGACGCCGACGCCCTCCTCCACGACCTCCTCAGACTGGACGACGACCTCGACGCGATACGCGGTGCCGCGAACACCGACGACCTCGTGGACGCCGCGTACGACCGCTACTGGGGGATGCGCATCGTCTCCGACCCCTTCTTCGGCTGCCTGATATCCTTCATCTGCTCGGCGCAGATGCGAGTCGAACGCATCTTCGCCATGCAGGAGTCACTCCGGGAGGCGTACGGCGAGCGCATCGAGTTCGACGGCCGCACCTACCACGCGTTCCCGACGCCGGACGCGCTCGCGGACACGACGGAGGACGATCTCCGCGACCTCGGTCTCGGCTACCGCGCACCCTACGTCCAGCGCACCGCCGAACTCGTCGCGTCCGGCGAACTCACCCGCGACGATATTCTCGGACTGGACTACGAGGACGCCCGGGACGCGATGACGGGGTTCGTCGGCGTCGGCGAGAAGGTCGCGGACTGCGTGCTCCTGTTCAGCCTCGACTACCCCGACGCCGTCCCCCTCGACACCTGGATTCGAACCGCCATCGAGGACTACTACCCCGACTGCGCGCGCGGGAACTACGCCGACACGTCGCGCGCGCTCCGCGAGCAGTTCGGGCCGTACGCCGGCTACACCCAGACGTATCTGTTCCACCACCTGCGCAACGGCGGCGGCACGTAGTCACTCGGGTTCGACCGACTCGCACGTCCACTCCCGATAAACGTTCGGTGCGGGACGGGCCTCTGTCGGCTGCATAATCCGGAGTTCGAGCCCGGGCTTGCCGGCCGTGTTCCGTTCGCGACATCGTTCAGTCGTCGGCCAGTCGAGCGTTCGCGGGGATTCATCGCCCACGCGGACGGTGACGCTCGCGGGAGCGCCGTCGAACGTCACGTGTTCGTGGGCCGCCCCCGGGTCGAGGTCGAACGGCTTCTCGAACAGGGTGGTTCCGTCACCGGCCGCGATATCGAACGCGACCGCGTACTCGGTGTCGCTCGAATTATAGAGCGTGAGGAAGTGCGCGTACTGGTCGCCACCAGTACCGAACGCGGAACATCCAGCGAGCGCGACTGTGGCGGCGGCTCCGGTCGCTGTGAGGAGGGCGCGTCGTTGCACAGCGACTATCACGGAAGCCCAGTCAAAAACCCGTATACTAGCTGACTGTACGCCTCCGGAGTTCGGGCCGCCCATACATAGAAGGTCTTCGACGGTGACGTGCCACCTATGGCTACCCGCGTGCAGGCGCACGTCTTCGTCTCCGGCACCGTACAGGGCGTCTACTACCGGGCGACCACCCGCGACGAAGCCGGGAAACGCGGCGTCGACGGCTGGGTGCAGAACCTCGACGACGGCCGCGTCGAAGCGGTCTTCGAGGGAGACCCGGACTCCGTGGAGGCGATGGTGGAGTGGTGTCACACCGGCAGTCCCGCTGCCGACGTCGAGGAGGTCTCCGTGGAGTACGGGGCGCCGGAGGGGTACGAGTCGTTCGAGATTCGGCGGTAGCCCGCGGATTTACGGCGGGCGAACCGGTAGGCACAGCCATGATTTCGAGCAGGCGGATGGCCGCCGTGGACGAGAACGCGGAGGCGCTCGGCGTCTCCCGGAAGCAGTTGATGGAGTCGAGCGGGAACGCGGTCGCGCGCGAGGTGCGAGACGCGGTCGAACCGGGCGCGTCGATCGCGATAGTCGCGGGCCGGGGGAACAACGGCGGGGACGCGTTCGTCGCCGCGCGCTTCCTCAGCGAGTACGACGTGTCCGTCCACCTCCTCGGCCGCCGCGAGACCATCACCACCGCCATCAGTCGGGAGAACTGGGACGCGCTCGCGGAGAGCGAGATCCTCGCGGAGGCGGTCTCGGACTCGCGCGCGCTCGACCTCGGCACGCCTGACGTGCTCGTGGACGCGCTGCTGGGGACGGGCGTGTCGGGCGCGCCCCGCGAACCCGAGGCGTCGGCCATCGACGCCATCAACGCGGCGGACGCGACGGTGGTTTCGGTGGACGTGCCGTCGGGCATGGACGCGGACACGGGCGAGACGCCGGGCGCGGTCGTGGACGCCGACCGCGTCGTGACGTTTCACGACGCGAAACCCGGCCTGGAGGGCGAAACCGTCACGGTCGCGGACATCGGGATTCCGGAGGCGGCCGAGTTGTTCGTCGGGCCGGGCGACCGGAACGTCCTCGGGCGCGACCCGCAGGCGCACAAGGGCGACTTCGGGAAGGTGACGGTCATCGGGGGCGGGCCGTACACGGGCGCGCCGGCGCTGTCGGCGCAGGCGGCGCTCCGCGCGGGCGCTGACCTCGCGTACGTCGCCTGCCCCGAGCGCGTCGCGGACGACGTGCAGGGGTACAGCGAAGACCTCATCGTCGAACCGTTCGTCGGCACGCGCCTCCAGCCGACGCACGTCGAGGCGCTCCTCGACCGCGCGAGCGAGCGCGACGTGGTCGTGCTGGGACCGGGGCTCGGCGACGCGGACGACACCCTGCGCGCCGTCCGCCAGTTCCTCGCGGACTACGAGGGGCGCGCGGTCGTGGACGCCGACGCCCTCCAGGTCGTCCCGGACGTCGACACCGAGGCGACGCTCGTCTGCACGCCCCATCAGGGCGAACTCGAGGAGATGGGTGGCCCCCGCGAGTCCGAGTGGCGCGACCGCATGGCCGCGGCGGAGTCGTTCGCCGCGGACATCGGGCACACGATACTCGTAAAGGGCGCGTACGACATCGTCACGGACGGCGAGGCGACGCGCGCGAACCGCACGGGCAACCCCGGGATGACCGTCGGCGGAACCGGGGACGTGCTCGCGGGCGCGACCGGCGCGCTCCTCTCCGTCACCGACCCCGTGGGGGCGGGCGGGCTCGCCGCGTACGCGAACGGCCGCGCGGGCGACGCCGCCGTCTCCGAGAACGGCTACGGGTTGCTCGCGAGCGACCTGCTTACGAGGCTCCCGCACGCACTGTACGACGATGACTGACGACGAGCTGACCCACACGACGGCGGAGGGCGACGTGCAGATGGTTGACGTGGGCGAGAAGCCGGACAGCCACCGGCGCGCCGTCGCGCGCGGCGAGATCCACCTCTCCGAGTCCACGGTGGACGCGGTTCGCGCGGACGAAATCGGGAAAGGAGACGTGCTCGCCACCGCCCGCGTCGGCGCGGTGCAGGCCGTGAAGCACACGTGGGAGACGATTCCGATGTGCCACCAGATACCGATCACGAACGTCGAGACCGACTTCGCGCTCGAACCCGAGACGATTGCGCTCGAAGTCGCCGTCGAAACCACCGGAAAGACCGGCTGCGAGATGGAGGCCCTGGAGGGCGTGACGACCGGGCTGAACGTCGTCTGGGACATGGTGAAAGCCGCCGAGAAGGACGGATCAGGCCAGTACCCGGGGACGCGCATCGAGAACGTCGAGGTCGTGGCGAAGGAAAAACGCCGACCGGAGTAGACGGCGCGCCCGCGCGTCCCTCGGAGCGTCTGGTACCGGCCGAGTTCTGCGGGCCCGCCAGAACGTCTAACAGCAGGGACGCCGTGACTCCGCGCGAATCAGCAACATCGCCTCCAACCGCGCGCTGAGCTGCGACAGTACGACGCCGCCGAGTCAGGGGATGATGAACACCGCTCGCGGTCGTCTCGCGTGGGTTCCTCGAACTACTCCGTGTCCAGACCGTACTCGCGCTTCCCCGTCCACGCAACAGTTCGTACGCTCGGCTTTCCCGGGAGCGTGTCGTCGTACCGCCGATGCTACCGGACGCCCTCGTTCGGTTCGAGTGAGGCCGCTCGTGGTACTCGATACTCGTAGAGTGGCCGTCCCACGTGTGGGTTTGAGGAGCCTACTCGGAGAGGGGCTCCAGTACGCGTTTCGACCAGTCTCACCGACGGCACATAACGAAATATAGAGGACGTATCTATTTATTTGCGATGACACAGAAAGTATCACGATCCCTGATAGCCGTCGTCCTCGCCGCGACGATGGTGTTCGGCGCGGTCACGGTCGGCGCCGTAGCCGCCACCGGAGCGGACACCTCCAGTCACACCG is drawn from Salarchaeum sp. JOR-1 and contains these coding sequences:
- a CDS encoding NAD(P)H-hydrate dehydratase — protein: MISSRRMAAVDENAEALGVSRKQLMESSGNAVAREVRDAVEPGASIAIVAGRGNNGGDAFVAARFLSEYDVSVHLLGRRETITTAISRENWDALAESEILAEAVSDSRALDLGTPDVLVDALLGTGVSGAPREPEASAIDAINAADATVVSVDVPSGMDADTGETPGAVVDADRVVTFHDAKPGLEGETVTVADIGIPEAAELFVGPGDRNVLGRDPQAHKGDFGKVTVIGGGPYTGAPALSAQAALRAGADLAYVACPERVADDVQGYSEDLIVEPFVGTRLQPTHVEALLDRASERDVVVLGPGLGDADDTLRAVRQFLADYEGRAVVDADALQVVPDVDTEATLVCTPHQGELEEMGGPRESEWRDRMAAAESFAADIGHTILVKGAYDIVTDGEATRANRTGNPGMTVGGTGDVLAGATGALLSVTDPVGAGGLAAYANGRAGDAAVSENGYGLLASDLLTRLPHALYDDD
- the moaC gene encoding cyclic pyranopterin monophosphate synthase MoaC, which encodes MTDDELTHTTAEGDVQMVDVGEKPDSHRRAVARGEIHLSESTVDAVRADEIGKGDVLATARVGAVQAVKHTWETIPMCHQIPITNVETDFALEPETIALEVAVETTGKTGCEMEALEGVTTGLNVVWDMVKAAEKDGSGQYPGTRIENVEVVAKEKRRPE